In Lemur catta isolate mLemCat1 chromosome 1, mLemCat1.pri, whole genome shotgun sequence, one DNA window encodes the following:
- the DMAC2L gene encoding ATP synthase subunit s, mitochondrial isoform X2: MLFGKVSWQLCGLKKLPWSCDSRYFWGWLNAVFNKVDYERIRDVGPNRAASEWLLRCGAMVRYHGQERWQKDYNNLPTGPLDKYKIQAIDATDSCIMSIGFDHMETSSICC, encoded by the exons ATGCTGTTTGGAAAAGTTTCCTGGCAGTTGTGTGGCCTAAAGAAACTCCCATGGTCATGTGATTCCAGATACTTCTGGGGCTGGTTGAATGCAGTGTTTAATAA AGTGGATTATGAACGCATCAGGGATGTTGGCCCCAACAGGGCGGCGTCTGAGTGGCTGCTGCGATGTGGGGCCATGGTACGCTACCATGGCCAGGAGAGGTGGCAGAAGGACTACAACAACCTCCCAACAGGCCCTCTGGACAAATATAAGATTCAAGCCATCGACGCCACGGACTCTTGTATTATGAGCATTGGATTTGATCACATGG